The following nucleotide sequence is from Primulina tabacum isolate GXHZ01 chromosome 2, ASM2559414v2, whole genome shotgun sequence.
CATTTCTCTAATAGGGTCATCAAAAGCCCTTTCATTTCTTAATGGTCGGCGAGATCCAGCTTTAGGGTATGAAACACAAAGGGCGTCAAGCTCCTGAATGTGGTGATAAATGATTTGTTCTGGAAGAATCTTCCTCTCCTGCCATACTCTCAAAACCTATCCAGTAGGTAAAAAGGTTTAGTACCACATTTCAATGTacaaaagcaatataaaaagaAACAAAGGTCAATAAACAAATCTGAGAGGGCATGGCTCCACACACTTTCAAACACTGTCTATGATTCTCGAGAGAACTGCTACCAGGAGGAGCAGCTGCCAACAATAAACGTGGCAACACTGCCTGTATCACAGAGGGATATATGCCACCATCACCTGAACAAGATAGAGGACCTGTGAGGTTTCAAAACTCAGAATATTACCTATGCCGTCAAAACAAAGTAAACACTATACCTTTCATGCCCCTAGAACATTGAGCGATAGAATCAACAAGGAAAAACAGGTCCACTTTTTTGTGTGAATTTGACTCTCTTTCCAAATTTTGTGAGAGTATTTCCACCACCTAAAGCAAACCATACTTCTGTAAATATTAGCACATGAAAGGAAATTATGTGGTCTAACATGCTGTCTTGGTAGAATATATAGATGTTTTTAGCTTACAGAGTGTCTTAACAATATTAACTTCGCGGATACACAAGATCCAGAGCAAATTAAAGTCACGTAGCTCACTCCTAGGCTCAAGTCATGCATGAAACTTAGGGATTATTAATCCAAAGTAAAATCCAATGTGATGGTCATTCAATTTAGCTTTTAAACTAataaatatttgttttattcaaTAGTTTATCAAGTAAATATCATATTGATATGTGCCATAATTTTCCAAAACTATCTAGTTTCTAACATATAAGCTTTTGGTGAGCCTTGTTCTGACAAGGTATATGCCTCACCTCGCACCAGGGTTGTAGGATGTTTGTATGCCTTGAGCCATCAACAACTATCATCACAGTAGTAAACTCTTAATGCTGAATTCTAAGGAATTCCCAAACTCTATCCAAACAAGTTACAATTAAGATAATATAATGTCATCGTTATCATTCTTCTCATCTTGTCATTATTCTATGCTTTAACCACAATTTCTGTTACATATACTCGAGTAATTTATGAGTACACCAGGAAAATGGATCACAGAACAGCACTTTTTTATGCTAGAGTTCCAACACAAGTGTAACCTGAGCGGACCCATCATCTAGGAGATTCAGAGCACAGATGTATGCAATGTGAACATAAGCCATGCAAAAGAGGTTTTGCTAAACTACATTCAACGCATATCATTGAATATGAAACTATATCACAGATATGGCTGCTGAACATATATATCTAAGTAAAAGACTCGGAGTCGAAGTCAAAAACATGTGCATGCAATCATGAGCCAAGTGAAAGAGGTTTCACAGCACAAGTTTACTCCATAAAATCTATGCATATGGTTAAAAAATATGCAACCTTATGGATGTTATTAGTGACCAATGACCGTATATAAGTGAAAGACTCTGGGTCAAAATAATGAACAAAATTGATCTTGAACAACAGCATTATATTGTGCTAAACAAAAATGTTTAAATTCTAACGAGGGCACGGTGACATCAAAAATTTTGAGCCACAGAAAACTTGGTCATAACCAGAAGTCTACCTTCATTGCAAAACCGAATTTCGCACAGTCAATAGCGACCCGTGTGGCTCGGCCAATGCTCTCTTTTGTTCCCGTTAGTGATCTGATAGCGGCTTCAAAGGATGACAGAGTTTCTTCACCTTTGCTGTTTGACTTTCCAGCAAGTTTAGCCTTTTCAGAATTTAGCTGAACATCAGGACTACAAGAGCTATGATTTTCAAGGTGATTATTATCTGCTGCGGAAACATTGCCCATGGAAGAACTGCAAGGAGATGTCTTCGCGGACAAGTGCAGCCCATTAGTCAGAGATGAAGACTGGGTGACAGCAAAATCCTCCAGAGGCTCATCGGAAACAGAAATAGAGTTAGATAGACATTGATGATGACCACTGGTTAAAACCTTCACTGGACTACCAGAGGGCACACGATTTGAAAACTTAGATAACGGGCTACTTTCTTTCACAAAATCCGACCTGAAGATGCAGAGTCAGAATGATAAACGAGGTTCACCAAGAAATGATAAAATATATTACAAGtttaaattgaagaaaagagtAGAACGACCTCATGTAAAATATAAAGACTTACTTTTGGCTAACTTGGTTGTTCTTGGCTGATGATAAGCCCTTCACACCGCGAGATTTATCAACTTCACCCACATCATTGTCTACCTGCACACTGGTATCACAATTCAGCTTACTACCAGCATTTTCTTTCAGCGCGAGGACTTCTAAACTCACCTGGGGAATAACAGGACCATATCCCTTAACTGTTGCATCCAACTCCGAACATTCAATCTTGTGGTGATTGGTAAGAGACATAATAAAACCAGGTGCACAGAAGTCCAAACAAACTTCTTCACCAATGTTTTGTGGGCCTGGTTTTACATGCTTAGAGTCTAACTCTAGAGGTGACACTTTGAGACATTTGGAATCAGCATCTTCGGCGTGTGCAGTTGAATCTTTGCATAATTCAGGATTCAAGCTACCACTGCTATAGCTTCTACCACAGTCCAGTACAGTTGTATATGTTTTTGAATCAATTAGTGGCATTTCTGTGTTCGACGCAGCGCAAAACTCGGAAGAATCAAAGTCATTGTTGCTATGATTTTCAGTGGGTGCTGATCCCAATTCAATCACATATTTGCTTCCAATTGACAACTCTGAGCCTTCTGCAATGGACGGACAGTCTCCATTGTTTTTGGCATTCATTGTCAATGGAAAACTGGAAGCACTTAGATTATCTTCTGCCACATTAGCAGACATGGCCTCCAATGCACGGTGTAGTCTTTTAGACGGAGGTAAAGCAGCTTCACCGTCCACAAAATTCCTGGTTTCCCATAAATTCTTACCCCCTTCCCATGATTGAGCCTTTTTAGGACTTGCAGGCGATAAAGGCACACCAACAGAATCTACTTCAATCGGAACAGATTCACCATCACCAGGATCATCCACCTTCAAATTCAATGGCCCAGAGGTCTGTGTTGCAAGTCTTTCAGAAACTTCCAGTATTTTCTCCTCTTTACGTGCCATTATTCCTTCTTTCTTCTCGGCAGGTGCAGATCTCTCCAAACGGACTCTTGCTCTTTTGAATAGTGGTAAGTGTTCATCACCATCTTCTCTAGCATATCTTTCAGCTAATTTCTCATTATTACTAGGTGAAACACTTCTGTTTCTGGCTTCGGCATCAGAAACAAATGCATTTGAATTAGCTGCCCCGACATCATCACTGTATCGTTTTCGATTAGGACCCCTTTTCTTCTTTATGATGGCAGTGCTAGTTTGAAAGCCAAGCCTGTTGTTTAATTCAGTTTCTTCTTCATTATTATTTTCACTAAAATGATCCATTACCATTGGTTTACAATGGGATTCTACAGTGCTGCCATATTGAAACTAGGTGAGTCAGAGTCTACAGTCATAACTTCAGATTCATTCTCTTCCATACTATCATTTGATGCTGAAGCAGGTGAGTCTGCGTCATATCCTTCAGAATCATCAGAGGACTTCGTAATCCTTGCACTTCTTCTCAAAGATCTATCTTTCGATGCATTAATACCAGAATGCCTAAACCTCCTGCTGTTATTCAGAGAAGGTAATGTTATGTTCTGAGGTCCTTTGGCATCTGTCTTTGAAGAACTTCTCAACCTTCGAGCAGATACCCTTCCCTGTATGACACTATTCCGTGATTGGGTTACTTCAGTTTTACTTCTTGTTGAATAAGTAGTAGAAACAGGCATTTCAGCAGATAATCGTGCATCCTCCAATTGCATTTCTGCATCACGCAAGGCATCTTCGGCAGCGGCAGCGGCAGCCGCTTCAGTCAGCGAGTTCAAATCATTAGTGGCCCCAGTACAAAGCGGCTGTGGTTCAGCTCTAATCACAGATTCCTCGTCATTCACACACTTAGTCAATGATTCCTCAGACTTATTTTCATTGTTTATAATGATTTCTGTGGTTTCATTAGCACTACTAACTTGTTCCTGTTTCTTCAGCTTCTCAAAAGAGAGAACTATCTCATTTACTGCACGAACAAAATCAGCACCCTTTCCATGACGTTTCCCTAAAAGAGACAATTTTCTTTCTTCTGTGAATTCTTCGACATCAGCAGGATTGCAGAAGCCACTGTCCAAGAGAACTAAATTTAACATAAATACATAGAGAAAATCATTCAACTGGGCTATTGTTTATATTCTTTCACCGTTATCAATGTCACTGTATAGTTTTAATTTGGAATCTTAGCCTAAATTGTTTTTGGCTGTGACATTATTATGTCAATATATTGGCATGCATACACTAAATAAGCATCTGGTTTATAGTCTGTAAGTTTCATCCtaaaaaatgaaagaatgacattataaaaccaaatcaaactccTGAACATAAAGGTGGGTTAATAATCTTTCAGAGGTCACATAAAGCTTGTGTTTTTTGAGCCACTTCAATATAAAAATTAGAGAACTATTCCAGAATCTAGACATGTACAGACGCTGCCTAGCATACAGCATGGCTGAAAAAAACCCGACATGACTAATTACCAACCGTTAAGGAAGAGTTGTTCAGCAATAGAAAATGATATAGCTACAAAGAACATAAGCCAAACTTTTAAATAACAAATCGTGCCGTCTCCGCAACCAACTACAAATGCCTCTCAACCATAATGAACAACCTACAGAGAATTAATTTCTTCAGAAACATATATTACTTTAACAAAGTATAATCAGTGTGTAGAGCAAAAAAATACCATGTAGAAAAAGTAACAGAAAAAAAGAAAGGGAACTGATGTGCGAAACTCAGAGAGGCAAAACCACAAGAATGCAAACTTCAACAGCAAGTATTGAAACAATCAGACTGCAAAATAACAAATGCCTTATTTCAAATACTTATGCAGACATACTTCCAAGCAGGTTACCCAATGCAAACAGGAAAATAGAGACATGCAAGTTGGCTAAAGTTTATTTGAAGAACTCAAACAGCCAAAACTTTCCAATGCCAATTCCTGTTacaaaacataatattattcatGCATCGTATTATTTCTTCAAAATAAGTGTTCATCTCCGCTTAACATGACTTAAAATCAGTCCTTCCATCAACAGCTGAAACCAAATTCTAAAGttcacatgaaaaataaaatacttCAATTGGAATTTCTGAACCAGTTCTAGCCTACAGGTTACAAACAAAATGGCGACAAAAATATGTTGGGCCATGCACATAGTTGTCAATAGCCCCCGTAGCCCTCGCTATAGCGAATAGCGTGGCGAAACGACACCACATCGCTACGGATCGCTACGCGCCACAAACTTTCCAATAGCGCTCGCTATCCTCGCTATTGGAACTATAGCGACAATCGCGATAGCTGAAATAGCGTCGCTATTGCAAAAAGAAGCTACATGCCTATTTTTTTGTcctttttttctaattttggcTATTTTTGCATGTAATTACTTA
It contains:
- the LOC142523236 gene encoding LOW QUALITY PROTEIN: protein HUA2-LIKE 3-like (The sequence of the model RefSeq protein was modified relative to this genomic sequence to represent the inferred CDS: inserted 1 base in 1 codon); translation: MAPSRRKGVGKAAATEAATTRREWKAGDLVLAKVKGFPAWPATVSEPEKWGYPADRKKVLVHFFGTQQIGFCNPADVEEFTEERKLSLLGKRHGKGADFVRAVNEIVLSFEKLKKQEQVSSANETTEIIINNENKSEESLTKCVNDEESVIRAEPQPLCTGATNDLNSLTEAAAAAAAEDALRDAEMQLEDARLSAEMPVSTTYSTRSKTEVTQSRNSVIQGRVSARRLRSSSKTDAKGPQNITLPSLNNSRRFRHSGINASKDRSLRRSARITKSSDDSEGYDADSPASASNDSMEENESEVMTVDSDSPSFNXGSTVESHCKPMVMDHFSENNNEEETELNNRLGFQTSTAIIKKKRGPNRKRYSDDVGAANSNAFVSDAEARNRSVSPSNNEKLAERYAREDGDEHLPLFKRARVRLERSAPAEKKEGIMARKEEKILEVSERLATQTSGPLNLKVDDPGDGESVPIEVDSVGVPLSPASPKKAQSWEGGKNLWETRNFVDGEAALPPSKRLHRALEAMSANVAEDNLSASSFPLTMNAKNNGDCPSIAEGSELSIGSKYVIELGSAPTENHSNNDFDSSEFCAASNTEMPLIDSKTYTTVLDCGRSYSSGSLNPELCKDSTAHAEDADSKCLKVSPLELDSKHVKPGPQNIGEEVCLDFCAPGFIMSLTNHHKIECSELDATVKGYGPVIPQVDNDVGEVDKSRGVKGLSSAKNNQVSQKSDFVKESSPLSKFSNRVPSGSPVKVLTSGHHQCLSNSISVSDEPLEDFAVTQSSSLTNGLHLSAKTSPCSSSMGNVSAADNNHLENHSSCSPDVQLNSEKAKLAGKSNSKGEETLSSFEAAIRSLTGTKESIGRATRVAIDCAKFGFAMKVVEILSQNLERESNSHKKVDLFFLVDSIAQCSRGMKGPLSCSGDGGIYPSVIQAVLPRLLLAAAPPGSSSLENHRQCLKVLRVWQERKILPEQIIYHHIQELDALCVSYPKAGSRRPLRNERAFDDPIREMEGMLVDEYGSNSSFQLPGFCMPRMLRDDDVGSDSDGESFEAVTPEHNVENLDGERALIPAVEKRSLILEDVDGELEMEDVAPYCDEEISSTSNLTKDQTQLSHHLSDNRYGPPFTSQQPKTASLTCTPLPRSPSHPPPPPYPLPPSSFPRAMLDSVANGPNSNIYPSSQNFDNDLPGSMAKQPGLPRMKSTNLDSVHHRVRDNKDFEAQVPRQIPDNINICSFNDRPTSHLSAQGSNRIQPGEGGFNKGLHVRPPQPAPSNQFSYPQQRHIQSRRDLPPPSHPNRFHMRNEENSHFYRDRDRNKFVPRDNIGECWRPPLPPISGQCYRNGARMSHGHMPYSGPPREPSTNSRWNFPPRPPNHRQFNPYREPEGPIPVGNRGPNYWRPR